In Gossypium arboreum isolate Shixiya-1 chromosome 6, ASM2569848v2, whole genome shotgun sequence, the following are encoded in one genomic region:
- the LOC108484391 gene encoding rac-like GTP-binding protein RAC13, whose amino-acid sequence MSTARFIKCVTVGDGAVGKTCMLISYTSNTFPTDYVPTVFDNFSANVVVDGSTVNLGLWDTAGQEDYNRLRPLSYRGADVFLLAFSLISKASYENVYKKWIPELRHYAPNVPVVLVGTKLDLRDDKQFLTDHPGATAITTSQGEELKKIIGAVSYIECSSKTQQNVKAVFDTAIKVALRPPKPKRKPHKKRSCVFL is encoded by the exons ATGAGCACCGCAAGGTTCATCAAGTGCGTCACCGTTGGGGATGGAGCTGTGGGAAAGACTTGCATGCTTATCTCCTATACGAGCAATACTTTCCCCACC GATTATGTTCCTACAGTTTTTGACAACTTTAGCGCCAATGTGGTGGTCGACGGCAGCACGGTCAACCTTGGTTTATGGGACACTGCCG GGCAGGAAGATTACAACAGGCTAAGACCTTTGAGTTACAGAGGAGCTGACGTGTTTTTGCTTGCCTTTTCCCTCATTAGCAAGGCCAGTTATGAAAACGTCTACAAAAAG TGGATTCCCGAGCTAAGACATTATGCTCCTAATGTCCCTGTTGTGCTTGTTGGAACCAAACTAG ATTTGCGAGATGACAAACAGTTCTTGACTGATCATCCAGGAGCAACGGCAATAACAacttctcaa GGGGAGGAACTAAAGAAAATTATAGGAGCAGTTAGTTACATTGAATGCAGTTCCAAAACCCAACAG AATGTGAAGGCTGTTTTCGATACTGCAATAAAGGTAGCACTGAGGCCACCAAAGCCAAAGAGAAAGCCTCACAAGAAAAGATCATGTGTTTTCCTTTGA